The following is a genomic window from Butyricimonas faecihominis.
TGCACCAATTTCAGCAGTAACGTTTCAAACACCTGAATCACATTCAATTTCCCCAAATCACAAACGTACAGGAAATCGTATTTGTTCAACCCCACCTGATGACATGAAATTGTTACCGGACGATCAGTTAATATCCTTTTTAATTTAGGATAGGTATTCGCCAAGGAATCCACGTATTGCAAATTCGAATGATACTCCTCGAAATAGGGATAATTTTTCAACGATTTCCAAATAAAATTCCGGTGCAACCGTTCATGCACGCTATTTACAGACACAATATTCACCTTAAAGACCGCATCCACGGGTACCGCCTGCAAAGTATCAAACCTCCCCACCTTTCGGAAAATCCCGAACCACACGATCAGGCCGACTACCACAAACAGGCCCAAAACAACAATTATCTTTCTTTTCGTACTTTTTTTCATACATGAATCATCAAGTTCGTATATTCTTCACCAGAGCCTGTACAAAGGCTTGAACTCTCATTCCAAAAATCAACAAGGTTTTAACGCATCTGCACTGTTTTCAACACTACAATATTAAGAATTTTAGTCGGGAAATCGTATCTTTGCCACTGATATATAACGCAAAATTATGGCTTCATACTGGCAAATATTTATCTCGTTTTTCAAGATCGGTTCTTTCACGCTAGGAGGTGGTTACGCGATGATACCACTCATCCAACAAGAAGTCGTGGATAAAAAAGGTTGGCTAAAAGAGAGCGAATTCGTGGAGATGATGGCAATAGCCCAATCCGCCCCCGGACCGATTGCACTGAACACGGCCATTTTCGTGGGTTACAAGGCACGAGGAATTAAAGGGGTCATTTTTTCCAGCCTCGGAACCATCCTCCCCTCTTTCATCGTAATCCTGTTAATCGCCATCATTTTCACGGATTTCAAAAACAACCCCGGAGTAGAACGAGTATTCAAAGGCATCCGCCCGGCAGTCGTGGCCCTCATCGCCGCTCCTTTATACAAAATGGGTAAATCAGCAGGTGTTACCCGTAAAACCATCATTTTCCCGGTCGTTGCCGCCCTCCTCGTCTGGTTACTCAACCTCTCGCCCATATATATCATCATCGCCGCCATCCTAGGTGGCTTGCTCTACGGCAAGATCACCCACAAACTCTAAAAATGTCATGAAACAAAGTCCGTTCTCCATTTTCAATTTTCAATTCTCAATTTTCAATTAACATGTCAGAACTTGATCTCTATATCAGCCTCTTCATCACCTTCTTCAAAATCGGTCTATTCGGTTTCGGGGGCGGTTACGCCATGCTCTCGTTGATACAACATGACGTCGTGGAAACCCACAACTGGATCAGCGTGGCCGACTTCACGGACATCGTGGCCATTTCGCAAAGCACGCCCGGCCCCATCGCCTTCAACACCGCCACCTACATCGGCTACACGGCAACAGGTAGCATCTGGGGATCAGCCATCTGCACAATAGCCGTCAGTCTTCCCTCCCTGATCATCATGATCACGATCTCCAAGTTCTTTTTCATGTTCCGGGACAACAAATACGTGGAAATGGCCATGCAAGGTTTAAAAATCACTGTTTTAGGACTTATCGGGGCAGCAGCGTTGTTATTGATGAACAAACAAAACTTCGTGGACTACAAAAGCTATATAATCTTCGCCATAGCCTTCATCGCCACCTTCAAATTCAAAATGGACCCGATACTCATGATCATAGCGGCAGGAGTGGCCGGGTACATTCTTTATTAGAAGCTATCCCAAAAGTCATTTTATTTCAAAAAACTCCTCCGTCTGCTTCGCAGCCACCTCCTCTATAAACAGAGGAGGAGCTGGTGTCTCTCCCAGAATATAGGGAGTATTTCAGCTCTCCCTCTGTTCATAGAGGGAGTACCCCGAAGGGGGG
Proteins encoded in this region:
- a CDS encoding chromate transporter — its product is MASYWQIFISFFKIGSFTLGGGYAMIPLIQQEVVDKKGWLKESEFVEMMAIAQSAPGPIALNTAIFVGYKARGIKGVIFSSLGTILPSFIVILLIAIIFTDFKNNPGVERVFKGIRPAVVALIAAPLYKMGKSAGVTRKTIIFPVVAALLVWLLNLSPIYIIIAAILGGLLYGKITHKL
- a CDS encoding chromate transporter, which gives rise to MSELDLYISLFITFFKIGLFGFGGGYAMLSLIQHDVVETHNWISVADFTDIVAISQSTPGPIAFNTATYIGYTATGSIWGSAICTIAVSLPSLIIMITISKFFFMFRDNKYVEMAMQGLKITVLGLIGAAALLLMNKQNFVDYKSYIIFAIAFIATFKFKMDPILMIIAAGVAGYILY